The proteins below are encoded in one region of Microbacterium pygmaeum:
- a CDS encoding rhamnosyltransferase WsaF family glycosyltransferase: MSESIVGASVSRMLATARRAREVGARGVAQRLAWRAYRDTGAADLFFQIADEDILAEVPDDLPVPQERPVRGDPLTIGWVCTAPAPGSGGHTTLFRMVEALEAQGHRCVLYFSDRHGMDAIALQEVVRRHWPALRAEVRDVADGIRDLDAVVASGWESAHLIVRYGRTPMRRLYFIQDYEPHFYGHGAEHEFAAMTYRLPFRRIALGEMLDGMIREETGLHSDVVPFGCDSSAYRLPSPQPARHGIVFYCRPDYARRGYQLARVALTLFHRAHPEQEIHIYGAPPRGFDVPHTFHGRLSTDELNELYGRTIAGLAMSFTNITLVAEEMLAAGNIPVVNDMPLAHAVLPNPLVRWAEPTAGALAGALAAVVTAPDREANAIAAAASAGGRSWQPTGDAVVRIVEDEVYGS, from the coding sequence GTGTCTGAATCGATCGTGGGTGCGTCCGTGAGCCGGATGCTGGCCACGGCGCGTCGCGCACGCGAGGTCGGGGCGCGCGGCGTCGCCCAGCGCCTCGCCTGGCGCGCCTATCGCGACACCGGCGCCGCCGACCTCTTCTTCCAGATCGCCGACGAGGACATCCTGGCCGAGGTGCCGGACGACCTCCCCGTCCCGCAGGAGCGTCCCGTCCGCGGCGATCCGCTCACCATCGGATGGGTCTGCACGGCGCCGGCTCCAGGCTCAGGCGGGCACACCACCCTGTTCCGGATGGTCGAGGCGCTCGAAGCGCAGGGGCACCGGTGCGTCCTCTACTTCTCCGACCGTCACGGGATGGACGCCATTGCGCTGCAGGAGGTCGTCCGGCGTCACTGGCCCGCACTGCGGGCGGAGGTGCGGGACGTGGCTGACGGCATCCGCGACCTGGACGCGGTCGTGGCCTCGGGCTGGGAGTCGGCCCATCTCATCGTCCGCTACGGCCGGACGCCGATGCGGCGGCTGTACTTCATCCAGGACTACGAGCCGCACTTCTACGGCCACGGTGCCGAGCACGAATTCGCCGCGATGACCTACCGCCTGCCGTTCCGGCGCATCGCGCTGGGCGAGATGCTCGACGGGATGATCCGGGAGGAGACCGGCCTGCACTCGGACGTCGTGCCGTTCGGATGCGACTCGTCGGCGTACCGCCTGCCTTCGCCGCAGCCGGCCCGGCACGGGATCGTCTTCTACTGTCGTCCCGATTACGCCCGTCGCGGCTACCAGCTCGCGCGCGTCGCGCTCACCCTGTTCCACCGCGCGCACCCGGAGCAGGAGATCCACATCTATGGCGCACCGCCCCGCGGATTCGACGTGCCGCACACCTTCCACGGCCGCCTGTCGACCGACGAGCTGAACGAGCTGTACGGCAGGACGATCGCCGGGCTCGCCATGTCGTTCACCAACATCACCCTCGTCGCCGAGGAGATGCTCGCGGCCGGCAACATCCCGGTCGTGAACGACATGCCGCTGGCGCACGCGGTGCTGCCCAACCCGCTCGTCCGCTGGGCCGAGCCGACCGCCGGCGCACTTGCGGGCGCCCTCGCCGCAGTCGTGACCGCACCGGACCGCGAGGCGAACGCGATCGCTGCCGCCGCCTCGGCGGGCGGACGGTCGTGGCAGCCGACCGGCGACGCGGTCGTGCGGATCGTGGAGGACGAGGTGTACGGGTCGTGA
- a CDS encoding DegT/DnrJ/EryC1/StrS family aminotransferase, whose amino-acid sequence MSARINVMVPWLGTEEADAVAEVIASGWVAQGPRVLRFEQEFAAAMQAPYAVATTSCTTALHLALIVAGIGPGDEVVIPSFSFIATTNAVRYVGADPVFADVDAGTGNLTGDTVAAALTPATRAVIAVDQGGVPVDLDGIRAVTDRLGIVVIEDAACGAGSTYKGRPVGAGAEISAWSFHPRKLLTTGEGGMLTTTREDWAARARHLREHAMSVSAADRHRSVLPPAEEYGEVGFNFRMTDLQAAVGIVQLGRLPEIVRRRREIAAAYQRAIAGIPGLRAVADPSYGTGNYQSFWVEVLDEYPTDREGLLEALAHADVSARRGIMAAHRQPPYRSLTPERGLPVTERLNETTLILPVFHTLTADEQDRVIAVLRAPAGVAA is encoded by the coding sequence ATGAGCGCCCGCATCAACGTGATGGTGCCCTGGCTCGGGACCGAGGAGGCGGATGCCGTCGCGGAGGTGATCGCCAGCGGCTGGGTGGCACAGGGCCCGCGCGTCCTGCGCTTCGAGCAGGAGTTCGCCGCCGCGATGCAGGCGCCGTACGCCGTCGCCACGACGAGCTGCACGACCGCCCTGCACCTGGCGCTGATCGTCGCGGGGATCGGGCCGGGCGACGAGGTCGTCATCCCTTCGTTCTCGTTCATCGCCACCACGAACGCGGTCCGCTACGTCGGTGCCGACCCCGTGTTCGCCGACGTCGACGCGGGCACCGGCAACCTCACGGGCGACACCGTGGCGGCAGCTCTGACGCCGGCCACCCGCGCCGTGATCGCCGTCGACCAGGGCGGGGTGCCGGTCGACCTGGACGGCATCCGGGCGGTCACCGACCGGCTCGGAATCGTCGTGATCGAGGATGCCGCGTGCGGCGCCGGCTCGACTTACAAAGGGCGCCCCGTGGGCGCCGGCGCGGAGATCTCGGCGTGGTCGTTCCACCCGCGCAAGCTCCTGACGACCGGCGAAGGCGGCATGCTCACGACGACGCGCGAGGACTGGGCCGCGCGGGCGCGTCACCTCCGCGAGCACGCCATGAGCGTCTCGGCCGCCGACCGGCACCGCTCGGTGCTGCCGCCGGCCGAGGAGTACGGCGAGGTGGGCTTCAACTTCCGGATGACCGACCTGCAGGCCGCCGTCGGCATCGTCCAGCTGGGGCGCCTGCCCGAGATCGTGCGGCGTCGCCGCGAGATCGCGGCGGCCTACCAGCGCGCCATCGCCGGCATCCCGGGTCTTCGCGCGGTCGCCGACCCGTCGTACGGCACCGGCAACTACCAGTCCTTCTGGGTCGAGGTCCTCGACGAGTACCCGACCGATCGCGAGGGGCTGCTCGAGGCGCTCGCCCACGCCGACGTCTCGGCGCGACGCGGCATCATGGCCGCGCACCGCCAGCCGCCGTACCGTTCCCTGACGCCGGAGCGCGGGCTGCCGGTCACCGAACGCCTGAACGAGACCACGCTGATCCTTCCGGTGTTCCACACGTTGACCGCCGACGAGCAGGATCGCGTGATCGCGGTGCTGCGCGCACCGGCCGGGGTCGCGGCATGA
- a CDS encoding pyridoxal-dependent decarboxylase, exosortase A system-associated yields the protein MMAHQHLAAFGTRDGELRVGGMPLSRLAARVGSTPFFAYDRGVLDNRIDALRNTLPSRIDLSFAMKANPMPALVQHMARRVDRIDVASGLEMQVALDTGIRPDRISFAGPGKTPAEIRQAVAAGVLIEIESTTELRRVIAAGDELGLTPTIAVRVNPDFAVKGSGMRMGGGPQQFGIDSEEVPAVLRGIAAAGVDVLGFHVFAGSQNLNAGIIAESQRRTVDLVSTLAVHLPRPMRYLNLGGGFGIPYTEKDQPLDLGAVAEGLRELVHGPIAERFPDATPVLELGRYLVGECGVYVTRVLDRKLSRGRTYLVVDGGMHHQLAASGNFGQAIRRNYPLVVGNRVDADPDDAVTVVGCLCTPLDLLGDDLALPDADVDDLIVIFQAGAYGLTASPTAFLGHAAPAEVLV from the coding sequence ATGATGGCCCACCAGCACCTGGCCGCGTTCGGCACGCGGGACGGCGAGCTGCGAGTCGGGGGCATGCCGCTCAGCCGGCTGGCCGCCCGGGTCGGCTCGACGCCGTTCTTCGCGTATGACAGGGGTGTGCTCGACAACAGGATCGACGCGCTCCGCAACACGCTTCCGTCGCGCATCGACCTCAGCTTCGCGATGAAGGCGAACCCGATGCCGGCGCTCGTGCAGCATATGGCCCGGCGGGTGGACCGGATCGATGTGGCCTCGGGCCTGGAGATGCAGGTCGCGCTGGACACCGGCATCCGTCCCGACCGCATCAGTTTCGCCGGACCCGGCAAGACCCCCGCCGAGATCCGCCAGGCGGTCGCGGCCGGTGTGCTCATCGAGATCGAGTCGACCACGGAGCTTCGTCGCGTCATCGCCGCGGGCGACGAGCTCGGGCTCACCCCGACGATCGCCGTGCGCGTCAACCCGGACTTCGCCGTCAAGGGGTCGGGCATGCGGATGGGTGGCGGCCCGCAGCAGTTCGGGATCGACTCGGAAGAGGTGCCGGCAGTCCTGCGCGGCATCGCCGCTGCCGGGGTGGACGTGCTCGGCTTCCACGTCTTCGCCGGCTCGCAGAACCTCAACGCCGGGATCATCGCCGAGTCGCAGCGGCGCACCGTCGACCTCGTCAGCACGCTCGCCGTGCACCTCCCACGGCCGATGCGCTACCTCAACCTGGGCGGCGGGTTCGGCATCCCGTACACGGAGAAGGATCAGCCGCTCGATCTGGGCGCCGTCGCCGAGGGGCTCCGGGAACTGGTCCATGGACCGATCGCCGAGCGCTTCCCCGACGCCACACCGGTGCTGGAGCTGGGGCGCTACCTCGTCGGCGAATGCGGCGTGTACGTGACCCGCGTGCTCGACCGGAAGCTCTCGCGCGGACGGACGTACCTGGTCGTCGACGGCGGCATGCACCATCAGCTCGCGGCATCCGGCAATTTCGGCCAGGCGATCCGTCGCAACTATCCGCTGGTCGTCGGCAATCGCGTCGACGCGGACCCGGACGATGCGGTGACGGTGGTCGGATGCCTGTGCACCCCGCTCGACCTGCTCGGCGACGACCTCGCCCTGCCGGATGCCGACGTCGATGATCTGATCGTCATCTTCCAGGCCGGCGCCTACGGCCTCACCGCCAGCCCGACC
- a CDS encoding NeuD/PglB/VioB family sugar acetyltransferase — MSAGLLLVGASGLVREVLAAGITGVAGILDDDQTLHGSQIDGIPVVGAVSAATDRDESLLVCIGPSASRRSVVRRLAKSGVGLDRYATYVARSARIGRTSTVAPGSILLDGVVVTADASIGHHVVVMPNCTVTHDCVLDDFATLAAGVALGGSVRIRGAAYVGMNASIRQGVEIGRGATVGMGAVVLADVPGDRTWAGVPARELEARG, encoded by the coding sequence ATGAGCGCGGGGCTGCTGCTCGTGGGGGCGAGCGGACTGGTGCGGGAGGTCCTGGCCGCCGGGATCACCGGCGTCGCAGGAATCCTCGACGATGACCAGACGCTGCACGGCAGCCAGATCGACGGCATCCCGGTGGTCGGCGCGGTCTCAGCGGCGACCGACCGCGACGAGTCGCTGCTGGTGTGCATCGGGCCGAGCGCGAGCCGCCGCAGCGTCGTACGCCGACTCGCGAAGTCCGGCGTCGGCCTCGACCGGTACGCGACGTACGTCGCGCGGTCGGCCCGGATCGGCCGGACGAGCACGGTCGCCCCTGGCAGCATCCTGCTCGACGGCGTGGTCGTCACCGCGGATGCGAGCATCGGTCACCACGTCGTGGTGATGCCGAACTGCACCGTCACGCACGACTGCGTGCTCGATGATTTCGCGACGCTCGCGGCGGGCGTCGCGCTCGGCGGGTCGGTGCGCATCCGCGGGGCCGCGTACGTCGGCATGAACGCGTCGATCCGCCAGGGCGTCGAGATCGGCCGCGGCGCGACGGTCGGCATGGGCGCCGTGGTGCTCGCCGACGTCCCGGGCGATCGGACCTGGGCAGGGGTGCCCGCTCGAGAACTGGAGGCACGGGGATGA
- a CDS encoding lipopolysaccharide biosynthesis protein, protein MSDHRATLRSQATRGAAWSGVSTIVLRLGGLVVGIVLARLLSPEEFGVYAVALTVQAILITVADLGLSADLIRSDDPDRIAPTVATLGLTSGAIMTAITLASSVAIADLLGAPAAAPAISVLSLTLVLAGASVVPYAMLQRRFQQRELFFVGVADFLVSTTVTLALVAIGLGPLGLAIGRVAAQVVSTVMQFVLARVVPRFGIDRAAIGPVLAFGLPIAAANLLSWTLLNVDNIILVRIAGAAALGFYVLAFNISGWPMSALSQVVRSISLPYFSRTGSGSEGLAPVVAVAWAGALPAGAVLAALSAPLIEVVYGAKWLPAAPVLAALGLYGSLRVVFDLFAGFLYARGRSRPVLWIQLAWLAVLVVGMIFATQAFGIVGAGWVHVVVAVVVVLPAYALALRSAGVRFRTILRAAWWPTVAAVPAVAVAIGARLLIENPVGAVLVGGLGAVAVYLLVGWPWLRQHVRAIRGSERVGVAVHDVA, encoded by the coding sequence ATGAGTGACCACCGCGCGACGCTGCGCTCCCAGGCGACGCGCGGCGCGGCCTGGAGCGGCGTGAGCACGATCGTGCTGCGCCTGGGCGGACTCGTCGTCGGGATCGTGCTGGCCCGGCTGCTCAGCCCCGAGGAGTTCGGTGTCTACGCGGTCGCCCTCACCGTGCAGGCGATCCTGATCACCGTGGCCGACCTGGGGTTGTCCGCCGACCTCATCCGCAGCGACGACCCCGACCGCATCGCGCCGACCGTCGCCACCCTTGGGCTTACCAGCGGCGCGATCATGACCGCGATCACGCTGGCCTCCAGCGTCGCGATCGCGGACCTGCTCGGAGCCCCCGCGGCGGCGCCCGCCATCTCGGTGCTCTCGCTCACGCTGGTGCTGGCCGGGGCGAGCGTCGTGCCGTACGCGATGCTGCAGCGCCGGTTCCAGCAGCGCGAGCTCTTCTTCGTCGGCGTCGCCGACTTCCTCGTCTCCACGACGGTGACCCTGGCCCTCGTCGCGATCGGCCTGGGTCCGCTGGGCCTGGCGATCGGACGCGTGGCGGCGCAGGTCGTCTCGACGGTCATGCAGTTCGTGCTGGCCCGGGTGGTGCCGCGGTTCGGCATCGACCGCGCCGCGATCGGGCCGGTGCTCGCCTTCGGCCTGCCCATCGCCGCCGCCAACCTGCTCTCCTGGACGCTGCTGAACGTCGACAACATCATCCTGGTGCGCATCGCCGGCGCTGCCGCCCTGGGGTTCTACGTGCTCGCCTTCAACATCTCGGGCTGGCCGATGAGCGCCCTGTCGCAGGTCGTGCGCTCGATCTCGCTGCCGTACTTCTCGCGCACCGGCAGCGGGAGCGAGGGACTCGCCCCCGTCGTCGCGGTGGCCTGGGCCGGAGCGCTCCCCGCCGGCGCGGTGCTGGCCGCGCTCAGCGCGCCGCTCATCGAAGTCGTCTACGGCGCGAAATGGCTGCCCGCCGCGCCGGTGCTGGCCGCGCTCGGCCTCTACGGCAGTCTGCGCGTGGTCTTCGACCTCTTCGCCGGCTTCCTCTACGCCCGCGGGCGGTCGCGGCCGGTGCTGTGGATCCAGCTCGCCTGGCTCGCGGTCCTCGTGGTGGGCATGATCTTCGCCACGCAGGCGTTCGGGATCGTCGGCGCCGGATGGGTGCACGTGGTCGTGGCGGTCGTCGTGGTCCTTCCCGCATACGCGCTGGCGCTGCGCTCGGCCGGCGTCCGCTTCCGGACGATCCTGCGGGCGGCGTGGTGGCCGACGGTGGCGGCGGTCCCCGCGGTCGCTGTCGCGATCGGCGCACGTCTGCTGATCGAGAACCCGGTCGGGGCGGTGCTGGTCGGCGGTCTCGGCGCCGTCGCGGTCTACCTGCTCGTCGGGTGGCCGTGGCTGCGGCAGCACGTGCGGGCGATCCGCGGCTCGGAGCGGGTCGGCGTGGCGGTGCACGATGTCGCGTGA
- a CDS encoding glycosyltransferase, with protein MRIVRPARMLRRPKVTVVIPHYNYGQFLQTAVDSALDQRGLDLEIIIVDDRSTDGSDAIARRIAAADQRITLVEHAENMRHIRTYNDGLARATGDYVVLLSADDALTPDSLTRSVALMEAHPNVGLVYGGVEFFSGELPAVRAGGGWWQLWTGEEWIDRLVRRGRNAVVNPEAVMRRSVYLSTGGYDLDFPHAGDMYMWLQAAAVSDVGFVAGPRQAYYRSDHGANMHSSQYGGVLDDMRQVRDVYERFFAADGSGLAGADALAATARRSVAREALLRGALLRAEGAPAEVLSELQGFARETAPEIVRTPVWRWADRTAIEGRRARGIRSAERLRWKIRSRRQLALGL; from the coding sequence ATGAGGATCGTCCGCCCCGCGCGGATGCTCCGCCGCCCGAAGGTCACCGTGGTGATCCCGCACTACAACTACGGGCAGTTCCTGCAGACGGCGGTCGACTCGGCACTGGACCAGCGCGGCCTCGACCTCGAGATCATCATCGTGGATGACCGATCCACCGACGGCAGCGATGCGATCGCGCGCCGTATCGCCGCGGCCGATCAGCGGATCACGCTCGTCGAGCACGCGGAGAACATGCGGCACATCCGCACGTACAACGACGGACTGGCCAGGGCGACCGGCGACTACGTCGTGCTGCTGTCGGCCGATGACGCCCTCACCCCCGATTCGCTCACCCGTTCTGTCGCGCTGATGGAGGCGCATCCGAACGTCGGCCTGGTCTACGGCGGAGTGGAGTTCTTCTCCGGGGAGCTGCCAGCGGTCCGCGCCGGTGGCGGGTGGTGGCAGCTGTGGACCGGCGAGGAGTGGATCGACCGACTCGTGCGCCGCGGGCGCAACGCAGTGGTCAACCCCGAGGCCGTGATGCGTCGTTCGGTGTACCTGAGCACCGGCGGCTACGACCTCGACTTCCCGCACGCCGGCGACATGTACATGTGGCTGCAGGCCGCCGCCGTCAGCGATGTGGGCTTCGTCGCCGGACCCCGCCAGGCGTACTACCGCAGCGATCACGGCGCCAACATGCACTCCAGCCAGTACGGCGGAGTGCTCGATGACATGCGGCAGGTGCGAGACGTCTACGAGCGCTTCTTCGCCGCGGACGGATCGGGGCTCGCCGGTGCCGACGCGCTCGCCGCGACCGCGCGACGCTCGGTCGCGCGCGAAGCCCTGCTTCGCGGCGCGCTGCTGCGGGCCGAAGGCGCCCCGGCCGAGGTGCTCTCGGAGCTCCAGGGCTTCGCCCGCGAGACTGCGCCGGAGATCGTGCGCACCCCGGTCTGGCGCTGGGCTGATCGCACCGCGATCGAGGGACGGCGGGCACGCGGCATCCGCTCGGCCGAACGTCTGCGCTGGAAGATCCGCTCACGTCGCCAGCTGGCGCTCGGGCTCTGA
- a CDS encoding DegT/DnrJ/EryC1/StrS family aminotransferase, with amino-acid sequence MTGGLPFLDAVPFVDLGAQQAEIVDEVLPVWRAQLESAAFMGGPEVDAFEREFADYLGVRHVIGVSNGTDALELAYRAVGIGTGDEVIVPANTFIATAEAVSRIGAVPVFVDVDDDHLLLDPDAVAAAITPRTRAIVPVHLFGQTAPMEQIASIARAHDLVVIEDAAQAQGAASAAGRAGALSRVAATSFYPGKNLGAAGDAGAVMTDDAALAARVRTLGAHGSAVKYVHDVVGVNARLDAVQAVVLRAKLRRLDGWNAMRRAAAARYAAMLTGLDGVRLPAVRPGNDDVWHLFVVRVDDRDRVAAVLAAAGVGTGIHYPTPVPFTAAYASLGYRRGQFPVAEAAAGRILSLPMFPHLSEAQQEQVVGALAGALRRTTERIAS; translated from the coding sequence ATGACCGGCGGCCTGCCGTTCCTGGACGCGGTGCCGTTCGTCGACCTCGGCGCCCAGCAGGCGGAGATCGTGGACGAGGTGCTCCCGGTCTGGCGTGCCCAGCTCGAATCGGCCGCCTTCATGGGCGGCCCGGAGGTCGACGCGTTCGAACGCGAGTTCGCCGACTACCTCGGTGTGCGCCACGTGATCGGGGTCTCGAACGGCACCGACGCGCTCGAGCTCGCGTACCGGGCGGTCGGCATCGGCACGGGCGACGAGGTGATCGTTCCGGCGAACACGTTCATCGCCACCGCCGAGGCGGTCTCGCGGATCGGCGCCGTGCCCGTCTTCGTCGATGTCGACGACGACCACCTCCTCCTCGACCCGGACGCCGTCGCGGCGGCGATCACGCCCCGCACCCGCGCGATCGTGCCGGTGCACCTGTTCGGGCAGACCGCGCCGATGGAGCAGATCGCCTCGATCGCCCGTGCCCACGACCTGGTCGTGATCGAGGATGCCGCCCAGGCGCAGGGCGCCGCCTCCGCGGCCGGTCGGGCCGGCGCGCTGTCACGGGTGGCGGCGACCAGCTTCTATCCCGGCAAGAACCTCGGCGCCGCGGGCGATGCGGGCGCGGTCATGACCGATGACGCCGCCCTCGCGGCGCGCGTGCGCACGCTCGGCGCCCACGGCAGCGCCGTCAAGTACGTGCACGATGTCGTCGGCGTCAACGCACGCCTCGACGCGGTGCAGGCGGTCGTGCTGCGCGCCAAGCTGCGGCGCCTCGACGGCTGGAACGCGATGCGCCGGGCCGCAGCGGCGCGCTACGCCGCCATGCTCACCGGCTTGGACGGGGTGCGCCTGCCCGCCGTGCGCCCGGGCAACGACGACGTCTGGCACCTCTTCGTCGTGCGTGTCGACGACCGTGATCGGGTGGCGGCCGTGCTTGCTGCGGCGGGCGTCGGCACCGGCATCCACTACCCGACGCCCGTGCCCTTCACCGCCGCCTACGCATCGCTCGGCTACCGTCGTGGACAGTTCCCGGTCGCCGAGGCGGCAGCGGGCCGCATCCTGTCGCTGCCGATGTTCCCGCACCTGAGCGAGGCGCAGCAGGAGCAGGTCGTCGGCGCGCTGGCCGGAGCGCTCCGGCGCACGACCGAGCGGATCGCGTCATGA
- a CDS encoding glycosyltransferase family 2 protein, which produces MSRDLAVAPATRVRTWTGYAESHAMSGRMLRLAARLAPSPLRPIARIPAPRLAPRARPLVSVVIPCYNYARFLPAAVRSAVLQEGVEVEVLVVDDVSTDDSLEVARRLAAEYPSVRVLARAENGGHVRAFNTGWAAASGAYIVKLDADDLLAAGSLARAAALLESCPGVGLVYGHPRHFESAEPPAGRTTDVRWTVWRGRDWLAERCRLGVSAITNPEMVLRSSVLAEIGPMDPAVPYAPDMEIAMRVAAVSDVGWVGGADQALHREHGGSMSETDGSGTLVDLEARADAFASVFRRVGDRVPGASALHDDARRALARDALRFASAAHDRGHPRGGDDELLSFAARIWPAAREWSSFQRVERDAASGPAARVAALARRAARRARQDVSYARWVVSGV; this is translated from the coding sequence ATGTCGCGTGATCTCGCGGTGGCGCCAGCGACGCGGGTGCGCACCTGGACGGGATACGCCGAGTCGCACGCGATGTCGGGACGGATGCTGCGGCTGGCGGCTCGCCTCGCACCGTCGCCGCTGCGCCCGATCGCCCGGATTCCCGCGCCGAGGCTGGCGCCCCGCGCTCGGCCGCTGGTCTCCGTCGTCATCCCCTGCTACAACTACGCCCGGTTCCTCCCGGCCGCCGTGCGCAGCGCGGTCCTGCAGGAGGGTGTCGAGGTCGAGGTGCTCGTGGTCGACGACGTCTCGACCGACGACAGCCTCGAGGTCGCCCGCCGGCTCGCGGCCGAGTATCCGTCCGTCCGAGTGCTCGCGCGGGCCGAGAACGGCGGTCATGTCCGCGCCTTCAACACCGGGTGGGCGGCGGCATCGGGTGCGTACATCGTGAAGCTGGACGCCGACGATCTGCTGGCTGCCGGGTCGCTCGCACGCGCCGCAGCACTCCTGGAGTCGTGCCCCGGCGTCGGGCTCGTCTACGGGCACCCGCGGCACTTCGAGTCCGCCGAACCGCCCGCCGGCCGCACGACCGACGTCCGGTGGACGGTGTGGCGCGGGCGGGACTGGCTCGCCGAGCGCTGCCGGCTCGGCGTCAGCGCGATCACCAACCCGGAGATGGTGCTCCGCTCGAGCGTCCTCGCCGAGATCGGCCCGATGGACCCGGCGGTCCCGTACGCACCGGACATGGAGATCGCGATGCGGGTCGCCGCGGTCAGCGACGTCGGCTGGGTCGGCGGGGCGGATCAGGCCCTGCACCGCGAGCACGGCGGGAGCATGAGCGAGACCGACGGATCGGGCACCCTCGTCGACCTGGAAGCACGGGCCGATGCGTTCGCGAGCGTGTTCCGCCGCGTCGGCGATCGCGTTCCCGGTGCGAGCGCGCTGCACGACGACGCCCGTCGGGCGCTGGCACGCGATGCGCTCCGCTTCGCGTCGGCCGCGCACGACCGCGGGCACCCGCGCGGCGGGGACGACGAGCTGCTCTCGTTCGCCGCGCGCATCTGGCCGGCCGCGCGGGAGTGGTCGTCGTTCCAGCGGGTGGAGCGGGACGCGGCATCCGGACCGGCTGCCCGCGTCGCCGCGCTCGCCCGACGCGCCGCACGCCGTGCCCGGCAGGACGTCTCCTATGCGCGATGGGTGGTCTCCGGTGTCTGA
- a CDS encoding acyl-CoA ligase (AMP-forming), exosortase A system-associated encodes MTGIRSNLHHLLTQSAQRLPDAPALTYKNETATYSEVAAAVASVAGHLRELGLRRGDRVAILLEKRIETVVAMFAVSAAGGIFVPVNSVLKPAQVEHILGDSGARILVTTADRLRQLADLLRQARIEHVVVVGECAGVARQDVPYGLHAWRAASAPNGGLGEPAAIDVDPAAILYTSGSTGKPKGVVLSHRNLLVGAESVSTYLHNTSDDVILSALPLSFDAGLSQITTAFCVGAHVILLNYLLPREVPALCARHGVTGLTAVPPLWLQLADVPWPEEAARRLRYFANTGGRMPRPTLDRLRATFTVADPYLMYGLTEAFRSTYLDPAEVDRRPDSIGKAIPNAEILVLRPDGTPCGPGEPGELVHRGALVALGYWNDPARTAERFRPVTHAGQDWRAPELAVWSGDTVVADEEGFLFFVGRSDDMIKTSGYRVSPTEIEEAAYSTGLVRDAVALGVADAALGQRILLIASPVQPELDVAALIAALRRLLPLYMVPARIEVRGELPRSPNGKFDRALLKSEVAA; translated from the coding sequence GTGACCGGCATCCGCTCGAATCTCCACCACCTGCTCACGCAGTCCGCGCAGCGGCTCCCCGACGCGCCCGCCCTCACGTACAAGAACGAGACCGCGACCTACTCAGAGGTCGCGGCGGCCGTGGCATCCGTCGCCGGGCATCTTCGGGAACTGGGGCTTCGCAGAGGCGACCGGGTGGCGATCCTCCTCGAGAAGCGCATCGAGACGGTCGTCGCGATGTTCGCGGTGTCCGCGGCCGGCGGGATCTTCGTGCCGGTCAACTCCGTGCTCAAGCCCGCACAGGTCGAGCACATCCTCGGCGACAGCGGCGCGCGCATCCTGGTGACGACGGCCGACCGGCTCCGCCAGCTCGCCGACCTGCTGCGGCAGGCCCGGATCGAGCACGTGGTCGTGGTGGGCGAGTGCGCAGGGGTTGCGAGGCAGGACGTCCCTTACGGGCTGCACGCCTGGCGGGCGGCATCCGCGCCCAACGGCGGACTCGGCGAGCCGGCGGCGATCGACGTCGACCCCGCGGCCATCCTGTACACCTCGGGGAGCACCGGCAAGCCCAAAGGCGTGGTGCTCAGCCACCGCAACCTCCTCGTCGGCGCCGAGAGCGTCAGCACCTACCTGCACAACACGAGCGATGACGTGATCCTCAGCGCCCTGCCGCTGAGCTTCGACGCCGGCCTGAGCCAGATCACCACGGCGTTCTGCGTGGGGGCGCATGTGATCCTGCTGAACTACCTGCTGCCGCGCGAGGTTCCCGCGCTCTGCGCGCGGCACGGCGTGACCGGGCTCACGGCGGTGCCGCCGCTCTGGCTGCAGCTGGCCGACGTGCCCTGGCCCGAGGAGGCCGCGCGGAGGCTGCGGTACTTCGCCAACACCGGGGGACGGATGCCGCGACCCACCCTCGATCGCCTGCGCGCCACCTTCACCGTGGCGGACCCGTACCTGATGTACGGGCTGACGGAGGCCTTCCGCTCGACCTACCTCGACCCCGCCGAGGTGGACCGGCGCCCCGACTCGATCGGCAAGGCGATCCCGAACGCCGAGATCCTCGTGCTGCGGCCGGACGGCACGCCCTGCGGGCCAGGCGAGCCGGGAGAACTGGTCCACCGCGGCGCGCTCGTCGCCCTCGGGTACTGGAACGACCCGGCGCGCACCGCAGAGCGGTTCCGGCCGGTGACGCACGCCGGCCAGGATTGGCGTGCGCCCGAGCTGGCGGTGTGGTCTGGCGACACCGTCGTCGCGGACGAGGAGGGGTTCCTCTTCTTCGTCGGTCGCTCCGACGACATGATCAAGACCTCGGGCTACCGGGTCAGTCCCACCGAGATCGAAGAGGCCGCGTACAGCACCGGCCTCGTCCGCGACGCGGTCGCCCTCGGGGTCGCCGATGCCGCGCTGGGGCAGCGCATCCTGCTGATCGCCAGCCCCGTGCAGCCCGAACTCGACGTCGCAGCGCTGATCGCAGCGCTGCGCCGGCTCCTGCCGCTGTACATGGTCCCCGCGCGCATCGAGGTCCGCGGGGAGCTGCCGCGCTCGCCCAACGGCAAGTTCGACCGCGCGCTGCTGAAATCGGAGGTGGCCGCATGA